A window of Pseudodesulfovibrio hydrargyri contains these coding sequences:
- a CDS encoding acetate--CoA ligase family protein — MQPDAQLRELFTPESIAVVGASRSPLKLGHLILSNLISAGYRGTIFPVNPAGGEILGLTAYPSTADLPRPPDLGIIVLPREKVLEAMRDLADAKVDAICVITAGFRETGRDGFELEMEMADLARRRDITLLGPNTLGLFNTAINLNASIAQTMPARGSISFFSQSGALCSAILDWAEGESIGFSKFVSLGNKAGVSEADVIEALGDDPDTKVIIGYLESVDDGRRFLTRARAVTEKKPVIMIKAGTTPAGARATSSHTGSLAGSVEAGLAAFKQAGIIRVESLETLFDLARAFAEQPLPQGPNLTVVTNSGGPGILAADACEAAGLNLARPSQQTLDRLTRALPPFAAIYNPIDIIGDAKAERYRATLEAVAEDETSHAILVLLTPTASAEITETAQAIIDVSKTCDKPIFASFMGEERIGPGRDMLLAAGIPCYAYPEPAITAIAAMLAHYRWKNRPYPVEVCFRRDKGRAERTIDAALAAGMTELPFGDAMDIAASYELPVPETRLVRTSDQAVRAAKKMGYPVALKIESPHLTSRGEVDGVALDLHTPREVRDAWLDITTRAQRKRPDIYIAGCLVQTMGPVKAREVVVRFTQDPQFGPLISFCLAGPSAEILGDVSYRLAPLALHDVQDIVREIKSFPLLRGVRGEEPVNLAAIEDILLSMSQMATDFPEIREAVLNPILVDAEGAFVADLRVTVGPI, encoded by the coding sequence ATGCAACCAGACGCCCAGCTACGCGAACTTTTCACCCCCGAATCCATCGCCGTCGTCGGCGCGTCCCGGAGCCCGCTCAAGCTCGGGCATCTCATCCTGTCGAATTTGATCTCGGCAGGGTACAGGGGGACAATCTTTCCCGTCAATCCCGCGGGCGGAGAAATTCTCGGCCTGACCGCCTACCCGTCCACCGCCGACCTGCCGCGCCCGCCGGACCTCGGCATCATCGTCCTGCCGCGCGAAAAGGTCCTTGAGGCCATGCGCGACCTGGCCGACGCCAAGGTCGACGCCATCTGCGTCATCACCGCCGGATTCCGCGAGACCGGGCGCGACGGCTTCGAACTCGAAATGGAGATGGCCGACCTGGCGCGGCGCAGGGACATCACCCTGCTCGGGCCCAACACGCTGGGCCTGTTCAACACGGCCATCAACCTGAACGCATCCATCGCCCAGACCATGCCCGCCCGGGGGTCCATCTCCTTCTTCTCCCAGAGCGGGGCCCTGTGCTCGGCCATCCTGGACTGGGCCGAGGGCGAGTCCATCGGCTTCTCCAAGTTCGTCTCGCTCGGCAACAAGGCGGGCGTGTCCGAGGCCGACGTGATCGAGGCGCTGGGCGACGACCCGGACACCAAGGTCATCATCGGCTACCTGGAATCCGTGGACGACGGCCGCAGGTTCCTGACCCGGGCCCGGGCCGTGACCGAAAAGAAGCCGGTCATCATGATCAAGGCGGGCACCACCCCGGCCGGCGCGCGGGCCACCTCCAGCCACACCGGCTCCCTGGCCGGCAGCGTGGAGGCCGGGCTGGCCGCGTTCAAGCAGGCGGGGATCATCCGGGTGGAGAGCCTGGAGACCCTGTTCGACCTGGCGCGCGCCTTTGCCGAACAGCCCCTGCCCCAGGGCCCGAACCTGACCGTGGTGACCAACTCCGGCGGCCCCGGCATCCTGGCCGCCGACGCCTGCGAGGCCGCCGGGCTCAACCTGGCCCGCCCCTCCCAGCAGACCCTGGACCGCCTGACCCGGGCCCTGCCGCCGTTCGCCGCCATCTACAACCCCATCGACATCATCGGCGACGCCAAGGCCGAACGCTACCGGGCCACGCTCGAAGCCGTGGCAGAGGACGAGACCAGCCACGCCATCCTGGTCCTGCTCACGCCCACGGCCTCGGCCGAGATCACCGAGACCGCCCAGGCGATCATCGACGTTTCCAAGACCTGCGACAAACCGATCTTCGCCTCGTTCATGGGCGAGGAGCGGATCGGCCCCGGCCGCGACATGCTCCTGGCCGCGGGCATCCCCTGCTACGCCTACCCGGAACCGGCGATCACGGCCATCGCGGCCATGCTCGCCCACTACCGCTGGAAGAACCGGCCCTACCCGGTGGAGGTCTGCTTCCGCCGCGACAAGGGACGGGCCGAGCGGACCATCGATGCCGCCCTGGCCGCGGGCATGACCGAACTGCCCTTCGGTGACGCCATGGACATCGCCGCGTCCTACGAACTGCCCGTGCCCGAGACCCGGCTGGTGCGCACCTCGGACCAGGCCGTGCGCGCGGCCAAGAAGATGGGCTACCCCGTGGCGCTCAAGATCGAATCGCCCCACCTGACCAGCCGGGGCGAAGTGGACGGCGTGGCCCTGGACCTGCACACCCCGCGCGAGGTTCGCGACGCATGGCTCGACATCACCACCCGGGCCCAGCGCAAGCGCCCGGACATCTACATAGCGGGCTGCCTGGTCCAGACCATGGGCCCGGTCAAGGCCCGAGAGGTCGTGGTCCGGTTCACCCAGGACCCGCAGTTCGGCCCGCTCATCTCGTTCTGTCTGGCCGGACCGTCCGCCGAGATTCTCGGCGACGTCAGCTACCGGCTGGCCCCGCTCGCCCTGCACGACGTCCAGGATATCGTCCGCGAGATCAAGTCGTTCCCCCTGCTGCGCGGCGTGCGCGGCGAGGAACCGGTCAACCTGGCGGCCATCGAGGACATCCTGCTGTCCATGTCCCAGATGGCCACGGACTTCCCGGAGATACGCGAGGCCGTGCTCAACCCCATCCTGGTGGATGCCGAAGGAGCGTTCGTGGCCGACCTGCGCGTGACCGTCGGACCCATTTGA